The following nucleotide sequence is from Leopardus geoffroyi isolate Oge1 chromosome A1, O.geoffroyi_Oge1_pat1.0, whole genome shotgun sequence.
CCAACCAAAATGAAAGAttccaaaaataaagagacacGGTGTTGAGTATCCTTTaagaatacagatgcaaaaattctctagAAACAGtcgttcaatatttgcaaatcaatcaatgtgacatcattcaacaaaagaaagatttttttaaattaccatttccattgatgcagaaaaagatttCACCAAGTATAACGTccactcatattttttttaaaaagtaatttagtgggaacatacctcaacaaaataaaagtcatatatcaAAATTGATAGCTAATTTAATACTTAATGgcgaagaactgagagcttttcccctgagatctgGAACAAGGCAAAGTCACTCTTATCACTTTTATTCAGCAAAGTAGTGGAAATCCCAGCCACAgcaatctgaaaacaaaaagaaataaaaggcatccaaattggtaaggaagaagggaaattttcactatttgtagatgacatgataccatatacagacaactctaaagactccaccaaaaacctactAGATTTGCTAAATAAACTCAGTAAGGtcacagtatacaaaatcaatatgcagaaatctgttgcatttctacaaaCTATTAATCAGGTAACAGAAAGAAATTAGGAagacaatctcatttacaatggcaccaaaaataacaaaatacctaagaataaacttaaccaaagaggttgACATATCATTTAGTCTATCAGCTTCAGAGGCTGCATCATTGAAAGAGAACTATATCAATATCTCACACAATACTCTTGAAATGGAGTGagggtacatatatacaatataagaaaaatattttataatgtgaaaAAGGCTACTTATAAACTGTCctctatttcacagataagaGTTTATAGCTGATGGTGAAGTTTTAGATTATATTGGTTAAGATTTCCAGTTTATTaataacaaaagattttaaaaagacatgaggagagacacagaagagtGCAACATAGATACCTATTaccttttgtggttgtttttcgGTCTCTTAATTGCATTCTTCTTCAAAGCTCCAGAAGGAATTTCTGCAATAGCAAAGTTCATCAACTCCCATGATGGGCATAATAAAACCAGGATAGACTCGCTTTCCTGTTTATCTTTATGCAGTTAACCATGGCCACACTCCATTACTCATATGGATAAGGGTTGCAGCATCATCTGATGCTGAGTTCAATCATATAGAAAGAACTGCAAAAGCAAAAAGGTAATTATTGTTTTTGACTTGTTCTCCTTCTGATGCATACTATTAATTCTTGAACATATTTTCTCAACTTTTCCCCatcatgtatttttatgtagaaaagcaaatgcttttttttaaattcaagtataattaatgtacagtgttatattagtttccattgtacaatatattgattcaacaatttatacatttctcagtgctcatcaggataagtgtactcttaatttctcttttttgattGAATATCTAATATAACAATAATTTACTGCAACATGTTAAGAAACAGgcttttatttccattatgtAGGGACAAAAGACTACACATTCCTTCTATAATATTGAatgatgattttgttttcttgaagcTGAAATTTTACAGAATAACTAAGACTGACTCTTCTTTGAGTGGGAATTATTTCTGGGagttaaaaactgaaacaaatgtctcaatcatatttattttctttgatgaaaCTAACATTGAGGGGTTATTCCGAATTGTAGACTGTGGAAGGAAGATAGTATTTTAGAGAGCTAAGACAGCATTGTAGGCTCTGAGCCCCAATCTCTGAATTGAGACACAAATCCTCCCTGAGATAAATTATGTTGTGCTAGGCAGATGCCCTAGGAATCTGAATCATTTAAtttgtaaaaggagaaaataaggtgAGGAAGTACCTCAGTGACTCTTGGGGAAGATAAAACATTGTAAAGCAAGAGAACAATTTCTGGGATGCTGTCACCTCAAATAAAGATTTGATGCTATTCTGTTACCACTATTAATAATTCTCCCAAATTAAATAGTGCACTGTTCTGTTTATATTAAACTAAAGAAATTGGATTCAGAAACGTAGGAATAAACATGGAGGCCAATTACCTTACATGGTACAGACAGCATTCTATTGTCTGTCTGGTGTGCCAGGTGGACTCTTCAGTGACTTGATCACAGTCACTATCATTTACCAAATTgcaataaagatttatttcacTCTGACCACAAATATTGACTCAGAAATCAGGTATATTTTGGgtcacctgagtggttcagtaaGTAAagtttccaacttcggctcaggtcattatttcactgtttgtgagtttgagccccacgttgggctctgtgctgacctctcaaagcctgaagcctgcttcagattctgtgtctccttctccctctgcctgtccccctctcatgctctgtttgtctgtctctctctcaaaaataaataaatattttaaaatattaaaaaaaaaaagaaagcaggtatATTTTGCTCCTATtgggctgtttttaattttacagtttcATCTGCCATTAGGTGTGGTTTTGgcagattatatttttttataattttttttaacgtttatttatttttgagacagagagagacaaagcatgaacgggggaggggcagagagagagagagggagacaaagaatcggaagtaggctccaggctccgagccatcagcccagagccctacgcggggctcgaactcaccgaccgtgagatcgtgacctgagccgaagtcggacgcttaaccgactgagccacccaggcgccccggcagattatatttttaaatctaatgtGTACCAGATTTTCTGGATATTTATTTAAGGTGTAAAATAATTTCCACTGTTGTCTACTGCTTTAGCACCCCAAAACTAGGAACTGTTACTAAGTTGAATATTGTAATTAGTCTTTGGAATCATAAGAGTATAGAATGCTTCGAAAGTTGGATATTATTCCTGAAATATTCCTGTACCATAACCACTTCTCAACTTTTTCTGGAGAGAAGAAAcaatattcctttttttgttgttggtggtgagTACTTTGAAAATTTAACGTTTAACATGTCAGAAATTGAAAAGCTGCAAATGTTTATATTCATAagagaatatggaaaataatttgttaGTGATTCtattaagaaaggaaagatatATTTTACgactattgttttctttttttgagctattttaaaattctactttaaatcgcacacacactcacactaacacacacccacacacacacatacacacacacaatagttTTGCCTGAATAGATGGACTGTGACCTCCTTCAGTGTAAccaatttaaattttctcttatttgtcTTTAGCATTTAACAAAGATGTAGGGTTTGAGTAGCCAGATATAAGAGGGGAAAGGAATTAGAGTTAGAAACAACTCAGTCTTGTTCAGTTTTTCTCCATGCATCTCAGCTTCcatgaaaaaatatgtttctatagACAATAAGGTAGATAATGCTTATGGAAACAACTAAAGCCTAGTCTTGTAAATGGAAATGATCTCCTACATGCCAGAGCTTTCctccttaaatttaaaataaatagtaggaactttaaataaatgaagctgGATGAGTATATACTAGAAAAAATTAAGGTAGGACTCCCCATAAAGATCTGTTGAACCAAAGTTAaagtaagaaatacatatatgtagTCTGGGACTATAGAAATTACCAaaccccaattctttttttttaaatttttttttcgacattttatttatttttgggacagagagagacagagcatgaacgggggaggggcagagagagagagggagacacagaaccagaaacaggctccaggctctgagccatcagcccagagcccgacgcggggctcgaactcacggtccgcgagatcgtgacctggctgaagtcggacgcttaaccgactgcgccacccaggcgccccaccaaaccCCAATTCTTATGTGTATGAATAGATACTAAAATTAAGCAAACTAAAGAAATTCATCTTatattattaaacaaaaaatgataaCAACCATCTCTTACAGAGAATCTACACAATAATTATTGAAGATCTTAACTCGTTAACAATATATGGACTCATTAATCTGTAACTAATAATGTCTAAGCACTTTTACTATTTTAATCTGGAATATACTTAAGATTTAACCTTATCCTCTTTTATGTAAAGTGGACAAAAGAATGGTAAGTAGAAGATAATCTGGACCTACAGTTATAGTCCAGACTCAAAGTGTTAGCTCCTAAATTGATGTCCCTATCATATCTTAGGGGTTGGCCATTGGTGAGGACTGTTCCTGTGGATGCATGGCTTACTCCACAGAACATCAGAGATCACATTCTGCCTGATTGTTCAGGCAAAGGGTATTCAAACTTTTGTTATGAGTATTCTCCAAATTATGTTTCAGTTATTTTCTAAATCTTGCTTATATGGAATGTATCTCTCAGAGTTTTTAAGATCCAGTTGGATACTTAAACCAGAGAAGTTGATTCCATTTTAACTTCTATAAcaaaaaaaagtctagaaataaGGGGTTTTATTCTTTAGGACAGTGAttcactttttgtatttttgtagggCAGTGATTCTGCAAATTCCCATACTCATTGATAAACAACACTATGATCAGGAAATTTCAAAATACTGAgcttaaggaggaaaaaaaacacaaaaatgaaagaaaacacaatgtCATGGACTATATTTCTTATGCTTTGcctttattcctgtgacttattgaTTCCATAACTAGAGGCCAGTATCTCCCAttcttcttcacccattttgtcattggtccatcagtttcttctctggcaaccatcagttactcctctgtatttataggtctgactctgctttttaaaaatttttttatgtttattcatttttgaaagacaaagagagacagagcataagcaggggtggggtggagagagcggggtcacaggatctgaagcaagctccaggctctgagctgtcagcacagagcccaatgtggggctcgaactcatgaaccgcgagatcatgacctgagcagaagtcagatgctcaacccactgagccacccaggcgccccccccttttttgttgtttattaatttgtatttttccattctaCATATGGGattgaaatcatgtggtatttgtctttcacagccagatttatttcacttaacatagtacCATCTAGGCCCATCATGTTGTCAAAAAGGGCACAAACTTAACGATTTTAtaactgcataatattccattgtgtgtgtgtgttctgtgcatatacacatacacacattcactcCTAAATTATGCATCCATATATTGACAGACACTCAAGTGCCCATGTCAAGATATGTAAAtacatatcttggctgttgtaaataatgctgccataagcATAAGggtgtatatataaatttataatgcaatattactcatgaaaaataataaaatcttgccatttgcagcgacACGTTTGGAGctatagagtattatgttaaTCAAAagatgtcagtcagagaaagacaaataccacatgatttcacccatatgtggatttaagaatgagcaaagggaaaacaagagagagaggcaaaccaagaaacaggctcttactactgagaacaaactgatggttaccagagaggaggttgatgggggatgggttaaataagtgatggggattaaggagtgcacttgttataTGGAAGTatttaatcactatattgtgcacctgggactaatattacactatatgttaactaagtggaattgaaagaaaaacatgaaaaaataaatgtcataaagatttgaaaaaaataataaacctagaggtgcatatatctttttgatttgtgtttttgttatctTTGGGGAACAAGTATTTTTGATTCACATTTGTGAATTCTTAGAATTCAATTAAATTTGTTCAATTACAGGTAATTTTTAATCCTAATATACAGTAGCCCTTGGAAAGTCCCCTTATTACTATACTGGGTTGCCATGtgtaaacataaacacacacacacacaagctcactaaaaatttatttcaggtgATCATATCCCATTAGTGATCTATTAACTCCATAGTTTTCCTTGGTGATCCAGGtgatatccaatggaaaacaacACTTGGGTGAACAACCATACTGGACAATCAGATTTTGACCTAGTGGGACTCTTCAGTCAATCCAAGCACCCAGCTCTCCTTTGTGTGGTCATTTTAGTGGATTTCCTGATGGCTTTGTCTGGAAACATCATCCTGATCCTTCTGATATACTTTGATGCTCACCTTCATAatcccatgtacttttttatcACCCAGTTGTCTCTCATGGATGTGATGTACATTTCTGTCACTGTGCCCAAGATGCTCATGGACCAGGTCATGGGTGTGAATAAGATCTCAGCCCCCGAATGTGGGATGCAGATGTTTCTCTATTTGACACTAGGAGGTTCAGAATTTTTCCTTCTAGCAGctatggcctatgaccgctatgtggcTATCTGCCATCCACTCCGTTATCCTATCCTCATGAACAATAGGGTGTGTCTCCTCCTGGTGTCTTCTTCCTGGTTTCTGGGATCTGTGGATGGATTTATGATAACCCCCATCACCATGACCTTCCCCTTCTGCAGATCTCGGGAGATCTATCATTTCTTCTGTGAAGTTCCTGCTGTAATGAAACTTTCCTGCTCAGACACTTCCCTCTATGAGACATTTATGTACCTCTGTTGTGTCATCTCACTCCTCTTCCCTGTGACAGTCATTTCAAGCTCCTATTCTTTCATCCTCTTCACCATCCACAGGATGAAGTCAGCAGAGGGGCGGAAGAAGGCCTTTGCCACTTGTTCTTCCCACATGACCGTGGTCGTCCTCTTCTATGGAGCTGCTGTCTACACCTACATGCTCCCCAACACCTACCACACCCCTGAGAAGGACATGATTGTATCTGTCTTTTACACCATACTCACTCCTGTTCTAAACCCTTTAATTTATAGTCTTAGGAATAAGGATGTTACAAGGgctctaaaaaaaatgttgaatgttAAGTCTGTCTCTCAGGAAAgtataaaataggaaatatttgtactaattttttttcttcactgtacaAATTAAAAGTAGGATCCAATGCCAATGTTTTCCCTTAGATTCTCATACCATGATGTGTCATTACCTGTTCATCCTTTTTGAAGGCATCGTTTCCCTATAATGGAATGCTCTTCATTTTTACACTTCTGTACTCAAATATTTGTACAATTGTATTGTATTCATGCTATATTTTTCTGTAGTTCATAGCTGCACTGTGATTCTGTGAGAAAATATGCATATTCTTTggaaatacataattaaatatttagaaacaaagatcATAATGTGTGCAACtgatgagagagaaagggagagagatggagagagagatgcTAAAGCAAACGGGGTATAAAGTTAATAAGTGAATCTAGGCAAAGGGTGTATTAATTGTTTATTgtactattattaatatttatacgAATTTACTATTACCTTTATTCATActaattttctgtaaatttgaaattatttaagaataaaacgTAAGATATCAGacttttgtctattttaaaaagttgtctttACTGGATGTTGGTCGTGTAAATAACAAATCTTAGAAATCATGCTCATGTGATCATGGCTGATCTTTACTACAACAATTCAGTTGTTGGGATGAATTTAATTAGGGCAAATTTATTCTTTAGTCCCAAACCTGAAGATATCTAGTGGTGAGTACCTCTATAAAATCATTAGCACATTGTGGTAGGAGGTACTGTGGGAACAATATTAGCCCCAAGAAGGAGGACTTAGGGAAGCCTTCCAGCATAAGGTGGTTGGTACTGCCACTGAGATCTGGAGTATGTAACTTATCATACAAACAAGTAAAGTCCATCTAACATTCAATCCTTCACTTAGTCAAAAAACATGGTTTATTCTATATTAAAACGAAAATAATAACTAACAGCTAAGTGAATTTCACATGTACATAACAAATGTCTACTGTCTCAAGGGAATTTTATCCATAGGTGTAATTTTTGTAAATAGTTGTAATAAACTACACAAACTGGTTTGAGACACATGTGGAAAAGGTACAACTCATAAGGACACACCAGTTCTACCTATGACATATAAGTTCAACCAAACAAAGTGTCTGAAAAGAGACCCTAGACTCAGTGTTGAATGGTGACTAGATACTACCTTCATGAGTATAGGAGGCTGGGACACGGGACCTTCCTCAAAGACATGATGCCACATAAAAGGATCACTATGAACAAAGTTCAAGTGGTCGATCAAGAAGGAGAGGAATGCTCCAATGGCACCTCCTTTCTGGCTCACTTTATAGCCTCAATTCTTCTCCTTTTGCGACCCAGGTATttacaaatgataataaaatgatgaCACATGGAATTAAGAAGAGTGAAATTAGGGGAATCAATTGGAGAAGAGCAACACTGGAGGTATGGAGACAAGTTGTGTGAGGACAATAAGATGAATAGTGTTGATGTAAGTGGAATGGACCATTCCAATTGGAATTATGGGCTTTGGGGTGTAAGCAGGGTCTTGTAAAATCTGTTCCATAAAACTAGAAACTTGGTTGCATGTGTACCAGTTTCCAATTAGCTGTGACAACTTGTGAAATATCAAGTGGTTTCAAAAGTAGAGattcccttggggtgcctgggtggctcagtcagttaaacgtccaacttcggcccaggtcatgatctcaccgtctgtgagttcaagccctgcatcgggctctgtgctgactgctcagagcctggagcctgtttcagattctgtgtctccctctctctctgaccctcccctgttcatgctctgtctctctctatctcaaaaataaataaacgttaaacaaattttttttaaaaaagtagagatTCCCTTTTTCTCTTGATACTCTCAGTTCCTTCATGACTGTAAAATAGGTATCTTGCAGTATTTGGGGAAATGAAGCTAGAAatttttttgcaatatttttgttgcaaatgaaatacataaaatacgCACACCCTTTAATTCCAAAATAACTGAGTAGTATATATGCCCCTTCCTTCAATTTGAACTgtaacacacacatttaaaatttaaaacactgtaaacatgagaaacaaaatttagtcaaacaaaacaaaatgtgttattgaatttttttttcaaaaatagactTTACTCTatctcaaacaaaaaataatgagattaaaatattttagaatgatgAATTCTTTCCTAAATAAAGTgttcaaaatacaatttttcatagtttatACTAATGATTTACAAGAACTGTGGAGTTAGAAAATATACCTAATATTCAGAGTTACTAGACATAGAGGAAATTTGCTGCTTCAATTTTCTTGTATCTAAAATGTAAGCAACAAGTGGAAAGAGTTTCTTGAACTCATATGCACTTGCTTACAGCGCTACGTAAGTAGCTGTGCACTGAAGTAGTTTAAAATGTGCAACATGATTCCACCAGCATCTTGCcagacaaataatttttaaccCATGAAAACAAGCCCTCAGTGTTCCTGCACTTTCCAAAAGACATGAAATACAATGATTTAAATTATTACCAAATTTAGTAGTAAACCATGGATTAGGTGGAGAAGCTTGCATCGTTTTTCACaaatattctgctttttatttttttagggcatattgcatttatttgtttgttgttgatCTTAcactgtgtgccagccactgttccaATGatgttacatatattaacttatttaaaccTTTTAAACTTCTTGAAGCAGATatattttgttgtggtggtgatggtggttaaATTTGTTTAACTGTGATAAGAACATCTATCATGAGATAAacctttcaacaatatttttaagtgtacactatagtattattgactataaggaaggtgtttttattatctcccttttacagagaaggaaactaaggcaccAACAGGTTAAATGTTTTGTTTGAGGCCATTAGGTAGTAATGTCCAAATCAATATTTGCTAATAAGCATGAACTCAGAGATAGTTGAGTAACTGGGCATTTCCACAGTGAAAAATGGTGTATTTCAGTTATAGTGACTTCCATCATCTTTGCTCTAGACTGAAAACTTGGTGGTATTAAGTTCTagagaaaatcattttcttagaATTCAATTTATTCATGGATACTGTACATTTTCTGAGAGAATATAGAAGATGTCacacattgttttcaaattatttctcaaatgtgaataattatactttaattacGGTATGATTTTATAATGCTATAAACATAAATGCCACAAAGTTGCAATATAAAGGACAAAATAAGGCATTATTGTTATAAAATCATAACCACAGAAGTTTTTTTTCCCATAGTTTTAGAAGGATTGGATATTCCCTCTATATAGATGTTAGCCTCCCAGGAAGTTCCGGTTGCTTGGTATAACAAGTTATTGCTAGATTATAGATTTCAAATTTGAGTTGTGAAAATATGTATACCACACATGCGCATATTAGAGATAATGATAAATATCAGTTAACATCTTAAGCAAAGCTCTGAATTGTCCAGCTAATAATTAATTTCACTGGTTAAACATTAAAGAACATCAACCCTAGGCTTTGAGCA
It contains:
- the LOC123597745 gene encoding olfactory receptor 2T29-like translates to MENNTWVNNHTGQSDFDLVGLFSQSKHPALLCVVILVDFLMALSGNIILILLIYFDAHLHNPMYFFITQLSLMDVMYISVTVPKMLMDQVMGVNKISAPECGMQMFLYLTLGGSEFFLLAAMAYDRYVAICHPLRYPILMNNRVCLLLVSSSWFLGSVDGFMITPITMTFPFCRSREIYHFFCEVPAVMKLSCSDTSLYETFMYLCCVISLLFPVTVISSSYSFILFTIHRMKSAEGRKKAFATCSSHMTVVVLFYGAAVYTYMLPNTYHTPEKDMIVSVFYTILTPVLNPLIYSLRNKDVTRALKKMLNVKSVSQESIK